Proteins from a single region of Streptomyces sp. HUAS 15-9:
- a CDS encoding NADH-quinone oxidoreductase subunit NuoF family protein: MNEALPDVPEVRVVGLPQLTSGFDLVERLDLPMHLKVHGPLEPLGGEQLAQLSERINLKGRGGAGFPFHKKLRSVAEAAIKRGVRPVVVVNGSEDEPACRKDTVLINRAPHLILDGALLCAEALGARTLVVGVTRESTQRSMEAALAERGLSNGRRSALKAFVQRNPVRMVTGAASSLVRSIDGGPAIPPGRKSSASQNGVGGAPTLLSNAETFAQLAIAARIGPERYGNTGLYDEPGTVMLTVSGAVARPMVIEVPTGVPLRYVLQLAGAPPVPQGVLTGGYHGKWIDAATVNEAIVSRNSLDAVGGALGAGAILPITQETCPLGESLRVAQWLAEESAGQCGPCYLGLPAAARGMEDILNGGGPAALEALKQVAKNVKRRGACSHPDGSAMFLESTIKAFTDDLAAHVLGNGCGRPVEGVLPLFEGGRTPSGIPGGAEPEETGGSRQKIYVDWTLCRGHGLCADILPEVFQLGADGFPTVAQAKVPQYAEAKALRAVRRCPALALRIEEDTRSQAPSRNLPVLSQGRGRRALGR; encoded by the coding sequence GTGAACGAGGCCCTGCCCGACGTTCCAGAAGTCCGCGTGGTCGGGCTTCCTCAGCTCACGTCGGGCTTCGACCTTGTCGAAAGGCTCGATCTGCCCATGCACCTGAAGGTGCACGGGCCGCTTGAACCCCTGGGCGGCGAACAGCTCGCGCAGCTGTCCGAACGGATCAACCTCAAGGGCCGCGGCGGCGCGGGCTTCCCCTTCCACAAGAAGCTGCGCTCGGTCGCCGAAGCGGCGATCAAGCGCGGCGTACGGCCGGTCGTCGTCGTCAACGGAAGCGAGGACGAACCGGCCTGCCGCAAGGACACGGTGCTGATCAACCGTGCCCCGCACCTGATCCTGGACGGCGCGCTGCTGTGCGCCGAGGCCCTGGGTGCCCGCACGCTCGTGGTGGGGGTCACCCGTGAGTCGACCCAGCGTTCCATGGAGGCCGCGCTCGCCGAACGCGGCCTGTCCAACGGCCGTCGGTCGGCGCTCAAGGCGTTCGTCCAGCGCAACCCGGTCCGCATGGTCACCGGCGCCGCCTCGTCGCTGGTCCGCTCGATCGACGGCGGCCCGGCGATCCCGCCCGGCCGCAAGTCCAGCGCCTCGCAGAACGGCGTAGGCGGCGCGCCCACGTTGCTGTCGAACGCCGAGACGTTCGCGCAGCTGGCGATCGCTGCCCGCATCGGCCCGGAGCGCTACGGCAACACCGGCCTGTACGACGAGCCGGGCACCGTCATGCTGACGGTCTCCGGCGCGGTCGCCCGCCCGATGGTGATCGAGGTCCCCACCGGCGTGCCGCTGCGCTACGTCCTCCAGCTGGCCGGCGCCCCGCCGGTGCCGCAGGGCGTGCTGACCGGCGGCTACCACGGCAAGTGGATCGACGCGGCGACGGTCAACGAGGCGATCGTCTCCCGCAACTCCCTGGACGCGGTGGGCGGCGCGCTCGGGGCCGGCGCCATTCTGCCGATCACTCAGGAGACGTGCCCGCTGGGCGAGTCGCTGCGGGTGGCCCAGTGGCTGGCCGAGGAGAGCGCGGGCCAGTGCGGTCCCTGCTACCTCGGGCTGCCCGCCGCCGCGCGCGGCATGGAGGACATCCTCAACGGCGGCGGACCGGCCGCCCTGGAGGCCCTCAAGCAGGTCGCCAAGAACGTGAAGCGGCGCGGCGCGTGCTCGCACCCGGACGGCTCGGCGATGTTCCTGGAATCGACCATCAAGGCGTTCACCGACGACCTCGCCGCCCATGTCCTCGGAAACGGCTGTGGAAGGCCCGTGGAGGGCGTTCTGCCGCTCTTCGAGGGGGGCAGGACCCCGTCGGGCATCCCGGGCGGCGCAGAGCCGGAGGAGACCGGAGGCAGCCGCCAGAAGATCTACGTGGACTGGACGCTGTGCCGGGGTCACGGCCTGTGCGCGGACATCCTCCCGGAGGTCTTCCAGCTCGGCGCCGACGGCTTCCCGACCGTCGCCCAGGCGAAGGTGCCGCAGTACGCGGAGGCGAAGGCGCTGCGCGCGGTGCGCCGCTGCCCGGCTCTGGCGCTGCGCATCGAGGAGGACACGCGCTCGCAGGCGCCGTCCCGCAACCTTCCGGTCCTCTCCCAGGGCCGCGGCCGCCGCGCCCTCGGCCGCTGA
- a CDS encoding glycosyltransferase 87 family protein gives MSVIAIPGAHRSTSVALGACLFSFTAFWFAQRAAHVSMIDLMVYRAEGAAVRAGGDLYALRATPEHLPTTYPPFAALLFTPLTLLDTPLLRATATAANLALLVAFVRLSLNLVGHARVESVWWVAAAAVWCEPVWTTLRYGQVNLLLAVLVLWDLSRRPGDGPARWAGAGLGLAAAVKLTPALFAVFLLATGCVAHLRGGDGRPWLRHARGAAAAFAGATLLAAAVLPHDSWRFWTRMLFRANRVGHAEETANQALRGVLARLLHAPAPGALWAALAALVAVTGLSVAVLAELRDRRAWAVAACAVTALLISPVSWSHHWVWCVPLVLLLWTHGHRAAALGTGLVFCSYALWWVPHGPGRPELHQGGVALALSGLYAGAGLVFLALAGHRCRGPAGVRP, from the coding sequence GTGTCCGTGATCGCGATCCCCGGAGCCCACCGCAGCACATCGGTCGCCCTGGGGGCGTGCCTCTTCTCGTTCACCGCGTTCTGGTTCGCTCAGCGGGCCGCGCACGTGTCGATGATCGACCTGATGGTGTACCGGGCCGAGGGCGCGGCCGTCCGCGCGGGCGGCGACCTGTACGCGCTGCGGGCGACCCCCGAGCATCTGCCCACGACGTACCCGCCGTTCGCGGCCCTGCTGTTCACTCCGCTGACGCTCCTGGACACCCCGCTCCTGCGCGCGACGGCGACGGCCGCGAACCTCGCCCTGCTGGTGGCGTTCGTGCGGCTGTCGCTGAATCTCGTGGGGCACGCGCGCGTGGAGAGCGTCTGGTGGGTCGCGGCGGCGGCGGTGTGGTGCGAGCCGGTGTGGACGACGCTGCGCTACGGACAGGTCAATCTGTTGCTCGCCGTCCTGGTGCTGTGGGATCTGTCTCGCCGTCCGGGCGACGGCCCGGCCCGCTGGGCCGGAGCCGGCCTGGGGCTCGCCGCGGCGGTCAAGCTGACGCCTGCGCTGTTCGCGGTGTTCCTGCTCGCCACCGGCTGCGTGGCGCACCTCAGGGGCGGCGACGGACGGCCCTGGCTGCGGCACGCGCGCGGGGCGGCCGCCGCGTTCGCCGGGGCGACGCTGCTCGCGGCGGCCGTCCTGCCGCACGACTCGTGGCGGTTCTGGACCCGCATGCTCTTCCGCGCGAACCGGGTGGGGCATGCCGAGGAAACCGCCAACCAGGCCCTGCGCGGCGTTCTGGCGCGTCTGCTGCACGCGCCGGCCCCGGGAGCCCTCTGGGCCGCCCTCGCGGCTCTGGTGGCCGTGACAGGGCTGTCGGTGGCGGTCCTGGCGGAGCTGCGGGACCGGCGGGCGTGGGCGGTGGCGGCCTGCGCGGTGACGGCGCTGCTGATCAGCCCGGTTTCGTGGTCGCACCACTGGGTGTGGTGTGTGCCACTGGTACTGCTGCTGTGGACGCACGGGCACCGGGCGGCCGCCCTGGGCACCGGGCTGGTCTTCTGCTCGTACGCCCTGTGGTGGGTGCCCCACGGTCCGGGGCGGCCCGAACTGCACCAGGGGGGCGTCGCGTTGGCGCTGTCCGGGCTCTACGCGGGGGCCGGACTGGTCTTCCTGGCGCTGGCCGGACATCGTTGCCGAGGCCCGGCCGGGGTCAGGCCGTGA
- a CDS encoding MFS transporter, with protein MTTTIRTEPGPTPAPGPAISEAPGTDNRPRLLLTLVLTAQFMAVLDVFIVNVAAPTISSELHASGADLQLVIAGYTITYSVLLITGARLGDRFGHGRVHLFGLALFTAASLACGLAEGSTELIVFRLVQGAGSAVMIPQVLSLIQRTFTGEARVRALGAYSAVLAVGAAAGQTIGGLLVSADLLGTGWRPVFLVNVPVGAVLLLLGRRVLPRGGASGPGAARGLDLPGLVLLGASVSLLTVPLVLGQEEDWPLWTWLSLAAAVVLFALFCGYEARLARRGGAPLIAPRVLRHPGMGLAVFRILAVMAVNAGFLFALTLHLQGGLGYSALRAGLGFAPTAVVFGVVGLTWRHWPASWQRALAPAGFALTAVSVAGVGLALRGGGDGGAGLYAAFVALGAGLALAFGPTLTGALAAVRPQDAADASGLLATVTQLGQLIGVAAFGTLFLNRLESLGAPAAYTSAEALSACMWALAGTASAGAVSGLVLRRR; from the coding sequence ATGACGACGACCATCCGAACGGAACCGGGTCCCACGCCCGCTCCGGGCCCTGCGATCAGTGAAGCACCCGGCACTGACAACCGGCCCCGGCTGCTGCTCACGCTCGTGCTCACCGCACAGTTCATGGCGGTCCTCGACGTCTTCATCGTGAACGTCGCGGCCCCCACCATCAGTTCCGAACTCCACGCCTCCGGCGCCGACCTGCAACTGGTGATCGCCGGATACACCATCACCTACTCCGTGCTGCTGATCACCGGCGCACGACTCGGCGACCGGTTCGGCCACGGCCGCGTCCACCTCTTCGGCCTCGCCCTGTTCACCGCCGCCTCGCTCGCCTGCGGCCTGGCCGAGGGCTCCACCGAACTGATCGTGTTCCGGCTGGTGCAGGGCGCCGGCTCGGCGGTGATGATCCCGCAGGTGCTCAGCCTGATCCAGCGCACCTTCACCGGCGAGGCCCGGGTCCGGGCGCTCGGCGCGTACTCGGCGGTCCTCGCCGTGGGCGCCGCGGCCGGGCAGACCATCGGCGGGCTGCTGGTCAGCGCCGACCTCCTCGGCACCGGCTGGCGGCCGGTCTTCCTGGTGAATGTGCCGGTGGGCGCCGTACTGCTGCTGCTCGGCAGGCGTGTCCTGCCCAGGGGCGGCGCGTCCGGGCCCGGCGCGGCGCGGGGCCTGGACCTGCCGGGGCTGGTGCTGCTCGGTGCCTCCGTCTCGCTGCTCACGGTGCCGCTGGTGCTCGGGCAGGAGGAGGACTGGCCGCTGTGGACCTGGCTGTCGCTGGCGGCCGCCGTGGTCCTCTTCGCGCTGTTCTGCGGCTACGAGGCCCGGCTGGCCCGGCGCGGCGGCGCCCCGCTGATCGCGCCCCGGGTGCTGCGGCACCCCGGGATGGGACTTGCCGTGTTCCGCATCCTGGCCGTCATGGCGGTCAACGCCGGATTCCTGTTCGCGCTCACGCTGCACCTCCAGGGCGGCCTCGGGTACAGCGCGCTGCGCGCCGGTCTCGGCTTCGCGCCGACCGCGGTGGTCTTCGGCGTGGTCGGGCTGACCTGGCGGCACTGGCCCGCCTCCTGGCAGCGGGCGCTGGCCCCGGCCGGCTTCGCGCTCACCGCCGTGTCGGTGGCCGGCGTCGGTCTAGCGCTTCGCGGCGGTGGCGACGGCGGAGCCGGGCTGTACGCCGCGTTCGTCGCCCTGGGCGCCGGGCTCGCGCTCGCCTTCGGCCCGACCCTCACCGGGGCGCTGGCGGCGGTGCGGCCGCAGGACGCGGCGGACGCCAGCGGGCTGCTCGCGACGGTCACCCAGCTCGGTCAGCTGATCGGCGTGGCGGCGTTCGGCACACTGTTCCTGAACCGCCTTGAGTCACTTGGGGCCCCAGCGGCGTATACCTCTGCGGAGGCGCTTTCCGCGTGCATGTGGGCACTGGCCGGCACCGCCTCGGCGGGTGCCGTGTCCGGACTGGTACTGAGGCGTCGCTGA
- a CDS encoding helix-turn-helix transcriptional regulator, which produces MRTTQRRRPELAAFLRGRRARVTPADVGMPPGLRRRTPGLRREEVAQLSGVGVTWYTWLEQGRPINASAQVLDAVARTLGLDPPEREHLYRLAEVPFDAAPESPTRTVGPEVQGIIDALDPLLAVVYNARYDILAANPPYRDLFAVPATLRSGVPNVLWSLCTVPEEACPVVHLERELPVMVATLRSSYGRHVGEPAWENHIRALAAASPYFAELWASGAVAQPGPRVKTFRHEAVGELRMTSQSLSVDGMPECRIVVYTPEGEEAREKLVLLRERRQRLWPPRDGKAAGFIRRWNAEDPAP; this is translated from the coding sequence ATGAGGACGACACAGCGCCGCAGGCCGGAGCTGGCCGCTTTCCTGCGCGGCAGGCGCGCCCGGGTGACACCGGCCGACGTCGGCATGCCACCGGGGCTGCGCAGGCGCACACCGGGACTGCGCAGGGAAGAGGTCGCCCAGCTCTCGGGCGTGGGCGTGACCTGGTACACATGGCTGGAGCAGGGCCGCCCGATCAACGCGTCCGCGCAAGTGCTGGACGCCGTCGCGCGCACCCTGGGGCTGGATCCGCCGGAGCGGGAACATCTGTACCGCCTGGCGGAGGTGCCCTTCGACGCGGCCCCGGAGAGTCCGACGCGGACGGTCGGACCGGAGGTGCAGGGCATCATCGACGCCCTCGACCCGCTCCTGGCGGTGGTCTACAACGCGCGGTACGACATCCTCGCCGCCAACCCGCCCTACCGGGATCTGTTCGCGGTGCCGGCGACCCTCAGGAGCGGTGTGCCGAACGTGCTGTGGTCGCTGTGCACGGTGCCCGAGGAGGCCTGCCCGGTGGTGCACCTCGAGCGCGAACTGCCGGTCATGGTGGCCACTCTGCGGTCCTCGTACGGCAGACATGTCGGCGAGCCCGCCTGGGAGAACCACATACGCGCGCTGGCGGCGGCCAGCCCGTACTTCGCCGAGCTGTGGGCGAGCGGTGCGGTGGCGCAACCGGGGCCACGGGTGAAGACATTCCGTCACGAAGCGGTGGGGGAACTGCGGATGACCTCGCAGTCGCTGTCGGTGGACGGGATGCCGGAGTGCCGGATCGTGGTCTACACACCGGAGGGCGAAGAGGCCCGCGAGAAGCTCGTGTTGCTCCGGGAGCGCAGACAGCGGCTGTGGCCGCCGCGGGACGGCAAAGCTGCCGGGTTCATCCGTAGGTGGAACGCAGAAGATCCCGCCCCCTGA
- a CDS encoding histidine phosphatase family protein, which translates to MSPTGEVTDRKDRGRRIILWRHGQTAWNVERRFQGSTDVELTETGVGQARRAARLLASLKPDVIVSSDLQRAMNTAAELAELTGLEVARDEALRETYAGVWQGLTHEEIIARYGKEYAAWKRGEPVRRGGGELETEVADRAAPVVLRHAEKLPEDGTLVVVSHGGTIRTTLGRLLGLEANHWESLGGLSNCCWSVLGEGVRGWRLLEHNAGTLPEPVLGDDD; encoded by the coding sequence ATGAGCCCCACGGGTGAGGTGACCGACAGGAAGGACCGGGGCCGCCGGATCATCCTGTGGCGGCACGGGCAGACCGCCTGGAACGTGGAGCGCCGCTTCCAGGGCTCCACGGACGTCGAGCTCACCGAGACCGGTGTCGGCCAGGCCCGGCGCGCGGCGCGGCTGCTCGCCTCCCTGAAACCCGACGTGATCGTCTCCTCGGACCTCCAGCGCGCCATGAACACGGCCGCCGAGCTCGCGGAGCTCACCGGTCTGGAGGTCGCCCGTGACGAGGCCCTGCGCGAGACCTACGCGGGCGTCTGGCAGGGCCTGACGCACGAGGAGATCATCGCCCGGTACGGCAAGGAGTACGCCGCGTGGAAGCGCGGCGAGCCCGTCCGCCGCGGCGGCGGCGAACTGGAGACCGAGGTCGCCGACCGCGCGGCCCCCGTCGTGCTGCGGCACGCCGAGAAGCTGCCTGAGGACGGCACCCTCGTGGTGGTCAGCCACGGCGGCACCATTCGCACGACCCTCGGGCGTCTGCTCGGCCTGGAGGCCAACCACTGGGAGAGTCTCGGCGGCCTCTCCAACTGCTGCTGGTCCGTCCTCGGCGAGGGCGTACGCGGCTGGCGCCTGCTGGAGCACAACGCGGGCACCCTCCCCGAGCCCGTCCTCGGCGACGACGACTGA
- the rsfS gene encoding ribosome silencing factor encodes MTATDRSIDLINTAAQAAADKLAHDVIAYDVSDVLSITDAFLLASAPNDRQVKSIVDEIEERLLKELGAKPVRREGDREARWVLLDYVDIVVHVQHSEERVFYALERLWKDCPELELPADAKATRGKAEEHAKLQAAEDAAELDGEW; translated from the coding sequence GTGACCGCCACCGACCGTTCCATCGACCTCATCAACACCGCCGCCCAGGCGGCCGCCGACAAGCTCGCCCATGACGTCATCGCCTACGACGTCAGCGATGTGCTCTCGATCACGGATGCCTTCCTGCTGGCGTCCGCCCCCAACGACCGCCAGGTCAAGTCGATCGTCGACGAGATCGAGGAGCGGCTCCTGAAGGAGCTCGGCGCCAAGCCGGTGCGCCGTGAGGGCGACCGCGAGGCCCGTTGGGTCCTGCTCGACTACGTCGACATCGTCGTCCACGTGCAGCACAGCGAGGAGCGCGTCTTCTACGCCCTGGAGCGGCTGTGGAAGGACTGCCCCGAGCTCGAGCTGCCCGCCGACGCCAAGGCCACCCGTGGCAAGGCCGAGGAGCACGCCAAGCTGCAGGCCGCCGAGGACGCGGCCGAACTGGACGGGGAGTGGTGA
- a CDS encoding LCP family protein, producing MNDRYDAGYGGDQYELVGYDEYGQPVYRQIPAQQAPRQTYDTYAQQGYGYDPYATGQQQPVPPYDAYDTGQRPTVSYDPYGTGAPDAGQAPPYDPYGQTAAAGRQPRAGGQTAHIPQQPGPDEEPEPQAPAARGRDYRTEQFAFVEEPDGNSEDVIDWLKFTENRTERREEARRRARSRVVALAVVLALVAVGGVGYLWYAGKLPGLPSSGSKSGTTTSAAAQNRDVIVVHLHNTGKGGTSTALLVDNTTTKQGTTVLLPNSLALTDDAGGTTTLAKSVDDDGSSGTRDQLDTVLGTNIEGTWRLDTPYLQNLVELVGNIDVDTNADVPDPATKKKGSGPLVHRGKDQTLSGKMAVAYATYRASGEAQNAQLERFGQVMQGVLRKLSSDASAATITVQTLAQILDPSLTDKDLGTFLAKLADLAKGGDYKTALLPVQTDGTLSAQTSSSVVKDVLGGTAKSPDAGSAVRVSVQNATGVKDNTEKARVVLLNGGFTFLEAGTASTTQAASKVIYSSAADKENATEVAKTLGLPTSSVTKGKVSSNASVSVVLGQNYTPSSS from the coding sequence GTGAACGACCGATACGACGCGGGATACGGCGGCGATCAGTACGAACTCGTCGGCTACGACGAGTACGGGCAGCCGGTCTACCGCCAGATCCCGGCGCAGCAGGCTCCGCGGCAGACGTACGACACGTACGCGCAGCAGGGCTACGGGTACGACCCGTACGCCACCGGGCAGCAGCAGCCCGTGCCGCCGTACGACGCCTACGACACCGGACAGCGGCCGACGGTGTCCTACGACCCGTACGGCACGGGCGCCCCCGACGCCGGCCAGGCACCCCCGTACGACCCCTACGGGCAGACCGCGGCGGCCGGCCGGCAGCCCCGGGCGGGCGGGCAGACCGCCCACATCCCGCAGCAGCCCGGACCCGACGAGGAGCCGGAACCGCAGGCCCCGGCCGCCCGTGGACGCGACTACCGCACCGAGCAGTTCGCGTTCGTCGAGGAGCCGGACGGCAACTCCGAGGACGTCATCGACTGGCTGAAGTTCACGGAGAACCGCACCGAGCGCCGCGAGGAGGCCCGCCGCCGCGCCCGCAGCCGGGTCGTCGCCCTCGCCGTCGTCCTTGCGCTGGTCGCCGTCGGCGGTGTCGGCTACCTCTGGTACGCCGGGAAGCTGCCCGGTCTGCCCTCCTCCGGCTCCAAGTCCGGCACGACGACGTCCGCGGCCGCCCAGAACCGCGACGTGATCGTCGTCCATCTGCACAACACCGGCAAAGGCGGCACCTCCACCGCGCTGCTGGTCGACAACACCACCACCAAACAGGGCACGACCGTCCTGCTGCCCAACTCCCTCGCCCTGACCGACGACGCCGGCGGCACCACGACCCTCGCCAAGTCGGTCGACGACGACGGCTCCTCCGGGACCCGGGACCAGCTCGACACCGTCCTCGGCACCAACATCGAGGGCACCTGGCGCCTGGACACCCCCTATCTGCAGAATCTCGTCGAGCTGGTCGGCAACATCGACGTCGACACCAACGCCGACGTGCCCGACCCGGCCACGAAGAAGAAGGGCAGCGGGCCCCTCGTCCACAGGGGCAAGGACCAGACCCTCAGCGGCAAGATGGCCGTCGCCTACGCCACCTACCGAGCCTCCGGCGAGGCCCAGAACGCCCAGCTGGAGCGGTTCGGCCAGGTCATGCAGGGTGTGCTGCGCAAGTTGTCCTCCGACGCCTCGGCGGCCACGATCACGGTGCAGACCCTCGCGCAGATCCTCGACCCCTCCCTGACCGACAAGGACCTGGGCACCTTCCTCGCCAAGCTTGCCGACCTCGCCAAGGGCGGCGACTACAAGACGGCCCTGCTGCCCGTCCAGACCGACGGCACGCTGAGCGCCCAGACCAGCTCCAGCGTGGTCAAGGACGTCCTCGGCGGCACCGCCAAGAGCCCCGACGCCGGCTCCGCGGTCCGGGTCTCCGTGCAGAACGCCACCGGCGTCAAGGACAACACCGAGAAGGCCCGCGTGGTCCTCCTCAACGGCGGCTTCACCTTCCTGGAGGCCGGTACGGCGTCCACCACCCAGGCGGCCTCGAAGGTGATCTACTCCTCCGCCGCCGACAAGGAGAACGCCACCGAGGTCGCCAAGACCCTGGGGCTGCCGACCAGCTCCGTCACCAAGGGCAAGGTCAGCTCCAACGCCAGCGTTTCGGTGGTTCTCGGCCAGAACTACACGCCGTCCTCCTCCTGA
- the nadD gene encoding nicotinate-nucleotide adenylyltransferase, with amino-acid sequence MEEQDMPTGPANDMANDMVNGSDDRPGDGSVNTGKRRLGVMGGTFDPIHHGHLVAASEVAAQFHLDEVVFVPTGQPWQKTHRKVSPAEDRYLMTVIATAENPQFSVSRIDIDRGGPTYTVDTLRDLRALNPDTDLFFITGADALAQLLTWRDTEELFSLAHFIGVTRPGHHLSDAGLPEGGVSLVEVPALAISSTDCRARVAKGDPIWYMVPDGVVRYIDKRELYRGE; translated from the coding sequence ATGGAAGAGCAGGACATGCCTACCGGTCCGGCGAACGACATGGCGAACGACATGGTGAACGGCTCCGATGACAGGCCCGGCGACGGCTCCGTGAACACGGGCAAGCGCCGTCTCGGCGTCATGGGCGGTACGTTCGACCCGATCCACCACGGGCACCTCGTGGCGGCCAGCGAGGTCGCCGCACAGTTCCACCTGGACGAGGTCGTGTTCGTGCCCACGGGCCAGCCCTGGCAGAAGACCCACCGCAAGGTCTCCCCGGCCGAGGATCGCTACCTGATGACGGTCATCGCGACCGCCGAGAACCCGCAGTTCTCGGTGAGCCGCATCGACATCGACCGGGGCGGCCCCACCTACACCGTGGACACCCTGCGCGACCTGCGTGCGCTCAACCCCGACACCGACCTCTTCTTCATCACCGGTGCGGACGCCCTCGCACAGCTCCTGACCTGGCGCGACACCGAGGAGCTGTTCTCCCTGGCGCACTTCATCGGGGTCACCCGTCCGGGGCATCACCTCTCCGACGCCGGACTCCCGGAGGGCGGGGTCTCGCTCGTGGAGGTTCCCGCGCTGGCCATCTCTTCCACAGACTGCCGTGCGAGAGTCGCCAAGGGCGACCCCATCTGGTACATGGTGCCGGACGGGGTCGTGCGTTATATCGACAAGCGCGAGCTGTACCGCGGCGAGTGA
- a CDS encoding M48 family metallopeptidase has protein sequence MSSDGHEQNGNERVPSRQRRRFQGISSRAYEHPADRSALVALRKLSGFDTVFKALSGLLPERSLRLLFLSDSVRVSDQQFSHLNDMLRDACYILDLEKVPPMYVTQDPQPNAMCIGLDEPIIVVSTGLVELLDEEEMRAVVGHEVGHALSGHAVYRTILLFLTNLALRIAWIPMGNLAIMAIVTALREWFRKSELSADRAGLLVGQDLQAAMRGLMKIAGGNHLHEMNVDAFLQQAEEYEAGGDLRDSVLKILNVLPRSHPFTAVRAAELKKWSETRDYQRILDGHYPRRSEDKDTSVSDSFRESAASYASDVKSSKDPLMKLVSDLAGGAGNLGGRVKRGFDGFSSPPPPKAPPQDEE, from the coding sequence ATGTCCAGCGACGGTCACGAGCAGAACGGGAACGAGCGCGTACCGAGCAGGCAGCGCCGACGCTTCCAGGGGATCTCCTCGCGTGCCTACGAGCACCCGGCCGACCGCTCCGCGCTGGTGGCGCTGAGGAAGCTGAGCGGCTTCGACACCGTCTTCAAGGCGCTCAGCGGGCTGCTGCCGGAGCGGAGCCTGCGGCTGCTGTTCCTGTCCGACTCGGTACGCGTGTCGGACCAGCAGTTCTCGCATCTGAACGACATGCTGCGGGACGCCTGTTACATCCTGGACCTGGAGAAGGTCCCGCCGATGTACGTCACGCAGGACCCGCAGCCGAACGCGATGTGCATCGGCCTGGACGAGCCGATCATCGTCGTCAGCACGGGCCTCGTCGAGCTGCTCGACGAGGAGGAGATGCGGGCGGTCGTCGGCCACGAGGTGGGGCACGCGCTGTCCGGTCACGCGGTGTACCGCACGATCCTGCTGTTCCTGACGAACCTCGCGCTCAGGATCGCCTGGATACCGATGGGCAACCTCGCGATCATGGCGATCGTGACGGCGCTGCGGGAGTGGTTCCGCAAGTCGGAGCTGTCCGCCGACCGGGCGGGGCTGCTCGTCGGCCAGGATCTGCAGGCCGCGATGCGCGGTCTGATGAAGATCGCGGGCGGCAACCATCTGCACGAGATGAACGTGGACGCATTTCTGCAGCAGGCCGAGGAGTACGAGGCGGGGGGCGACCTGCGCGACTCCGTACTGAAGATCCTCAACGTGCTGCCGCGCTCCCACCCCTTCACCGCGGTGCGGGCGGCCGAGCTGAAGAAGTGGTCCGAGACCCGCGACTACCAGCGGATCCTGGACGGGCACTACCCGCGGCGCAGCGAGGACAAGGACACCTCGGTCAGCGACTCGTTCCGTGAGTCGGCGGCGAGCTACGCCAGTGATGTGAAGAGCTCCAAGGACCCGCTGATGAAGCTGGTCAGCGATCTCGCCGGCGGGGCCGGGAACCTGGGCGGCCGGGTCAAGCGGGGCTTCGACGGCTTCTCGAGCCCGCCCCCGCCGAAGGCTCCGCCGCAGGACGAGGAGTAA